The following proteins are encoded in a genomic region of Populus trichocarpa isolate Nisqually-1 chromosome 13, P.trichocarpa_v4.1, whole genome shotgun sequence:
- the LOC7478886 gene encoding chloroplast stem-loop binding protein of 41 kDa b, chloroplastic → MARLVAVQQQTQPSFSLLPSSLSDFNGTRLHSQVRCKRRVWQTKGALQVSASSSKNILIMGGTRFIGVFLSRLLVKEGHQVTLFTRGKAPITQPLPGESDQDYADFSSKILHLKGDRKDFEFVKTSLAAKGFDVVYDINGREAVEVEPILDALPKLEQFIYCSSAGVYLKSDLLPHSEKDAVDPKSRHKGKLETESLLESRGVNWTSIRPVYIYGPLNYNPVEEWFFHRLKAGRPIPIPNSGIQMTQLGHVKDLAKAFIQVLGNEKASQQVFNISGEKYVTFDGLAKACAKAAGFPEPEIVHYNPKDFDFGKKKAFPFRDQHFFASIDKAKHVLGWEPEFDLVEGLADSYNLDFGRGTYRKEADFFTDDLIIGKSLVLQA, encoded by the exons ATGGCTAGGTTGGTGGCTGTGCAGCAGCAAACTCagccttctttctctcttcttccttcctCTCTCTCTGACTTCAATGGCACCAGACTCCACTCTCAAGTTCGG TGTAAGAGAAGGGTATGGCAGACAAAGGGAGCATTACAAGTTTCAGCATCAAGTTCCAAGAACATTCTTATAATGGGAGGCACTAGATTCATTGGTGTGTTCTTGTCTAGACTTCTTGTCAAAGAGGGTCATCAG GTGACCTTGTTTACCAGAGGTAAAGCACCAATTACTCAACCGTTGCCAGGTGAATCAGACCAGGATTATGCTGATTTTTCTTCCAAG ATCTTGCATTTGAAAGGAGACAGGAaggattttgaatttgtgaaaACCAGTCTTGCTGCAAAAGGCTTTGATGTTGTCTATGACATAAATG GCCGCGAGGCAGTTGAAGTTGAACCTATACTGGATGCTCTACCAAAGCTAGAACA GTTCATATACTGCTCTTCAGCTGGAGTTTACCTCAAATCTGATCTTTTACCGCACAGCGAG AAAGATGCAGTTGATCCAAAGAGCAGGCACAAGGGAAAGCTTGAGACAGAGAGCTTACTAGAATCAAGGGGCGTCAACTGGACTTCTATAAGACCAGTCTACATCTATGGGCCCTTAAACTACAACCCTGTTGAAGAGTGGTTCTTTCATCGGTTGAAAGCAGGCCGCCCGATTCCAATTCCCAACTCAGGAATTCAAATGACTCAACTTGGTCATGTAAAG GATTTGGCAAAGGCTTTCATTCAGGTTCTTGGTAATGAAAAGGCCAGCCAGCAAGTATTTAACATATCAGGAGAGAAGTATGTCACCTTTGATGGATTAGCTAAGGCATGTGCGAAG GCTGCTGGGTTCCCAGAACCTGAGATTGTTCACTACAACCCTAAAGATTTTGACTTCGGGAAAAAGAAGGCGTTTCCATTCCGTGACCAG CATTTCTTTGCCTCGATTGACAAAGCAAAGCATGTTCTTGGATGGGAACCCGAATTCGACCTCGTGGAAGGTCTTGCAGATTCTTACAACCTTGACTTTGGCAGGGGAACATACAGGAAAGAGGCTGATTTTTTCACCGATGACCTGATTATAGGCAAGAGCCTTGTTCTTCAGGCCTAg